A genomic region of Papaver somniferum cultivar HN1 chromosome 7, ASM357369v1, whole genome shotgun sequence contains the following coding sequences:
- the LOC113295746 gene encoding glutamic acid-rich protein-like yields MPLDELKVARDEILKRKERDEIIADYREKRQHKSRPYPPYREIERLVKDDLHVEYDEEDYWDVINGDLVEEEEFPSSDSNSGKESDEDSTEDDDDADDDESDNSDD; encoded by the exons atgccCCTCGATGAGCTGAAAGTTGCTCGTGATGAAATATTGAAGAGAAAAGAGAGGGATGAGATAATAGCTGATTATCGGGAGAAGAGAC AACACAAAAGTAGGCCGTATCCACCGTACAGGGAGATTGAACGACTGGTTAAGGATGATCTCCATGTTGAATATGATGAAGAAGACTATTGGGATGTGATAAATGGCGATCTTGTCGAGGAAGAAGAATTCCCTAGCTCAGATAGTAATTCTGGAAAAGAGTCTGATGAGGATTCCACGGAGGACGATGATGATGCTGATGACGATGAATCCGACAATTCCGACGATTAG